The following proteins are co-located in the Pontiella agarivorans genome:
- a CDS encoding PQQ-binding-like beta-propeller repeat protein → MKSILLLMLALMGSVAAGKKAISSFDTGFTMMKVRAATARSTSFIVSASYEGTVAAYTYDGTELWTNPLSGFMVHDMWCADLTGNGIDEIMVANADGSLYCLNHRGVVQWTFRRNDAPMYAVCVVHAETGRPYVVCGGYDLNIYYLTAKGKLRKTIHSRTYGKEKAYGNMEGHLPPDGMHIANFLRPVTVDGVEKLAVHGVMNNMQMPGYVYLFDVLEDLPNLSHKCRTVVGDFRALDPDGDGTDEIIMGSTLNRDAGRAVRYDIETDKDTVLDIYRTRKLNAKCGAGYRVTQTELLEDGSGETQYAIFYGSNILIAPADLDADRTELLSNRHAYYDMCKDTDGRFILASAQSGGSCIHIIDPRQSSWKSEYEELTPPGKIEAILANTATARRQLANFEKPEYERDPLPVYFLTEGTRGLEGLVESLTNKYAHMIFLNSVQCNAELRDWRTEIDNEYYRNKRHRHKQYTLTSQEVVDTLLSAYDESPGIQFWGGHGNDPYFYNPETLKKVIDGAGGKKTVITWPEMGDHSENLSYLVDHLFEPVATHAQGKNVNVFLRNKNIYWQGNVYQYAWKKLLSGAYAGVVVPSMEETSDKTMDLSIAGRLGLWASGVVDQWGTRCAMDNPSFDRLRQFSTQRLPNHFLRMLVYHLSSGAQFLNNHPVDQEYLSIYWELVAQGALYIPERDEIVSFSPVHLSMIEPDTDYMNQAADVKWTTFWDEHIEKGEPMVFNRMNGSWPAAPVVAWDFSRYAAGTKERRQNFLPSYSNGMVLITPPQEGVFADQHASRGRMEDHLHPLYRNIMKEYITDGKKYYSADGTKTYAADQYYKRVEADIKAAAKKLPLTVSGDAAWVCAQTSPSHLRLTLIDGGYLNPSDKEVTIQFNTVRPRKITDLLEKSRIPVNHSSATVTIPCGLFRFLDIELETPFYDEQGELCYH, encoded by the coding sequence ATGAAAAGTATATTGTTATTGATGTTGGCGTTAATGGGCTCCGTGGCCGCCGGTAAAAAGGCGATTTCAAGTTTTGATACCGGATTTACGATGATGAAGGTGCGTGCGGCAACGGCTCGGTCAACCTCATTTATCGTCAGTGCAAGCTATGAGGGGACTGTTGCTGCCTATACGTATGACGGAACCGAGCTTTGGACGAATCCGCTGTCAGGTTTTATGGTGCATGATATGTGGTGCGCAGATCTTACAGGCAATGGAATTGATGAAATCATGGTGGCAAACGCGGATGGATCGCTGTACTGCCTGAATCATCGCGGTGTGGTTCAATGGACATTCCGACGAAATGATGCGCCGATGTATGCGGTCTGTGTGGTGCACGCCGAAACCGGCCGACCTTATGTCGTTTGCGGCGGATATGATCTGAATATTTATTATCTGACGGCCAAAGGAAAGCTGAGAAAAACCATTCATTCCCGCACATACGGCAAGGAAAAGGCTTATGGGAATATGGAGGGACACCTGCCGCCTGACGGAATGCATATTGCTAATTTTCTGCGTCCGGTAACCGTTGATGGAGTTGAAAAACTGGCCGTACATGGCGTGATGAATAACATGCAGATGCCGGGCTATGTCTACTTGTTCGATGTGCTGGAAGATCTGCCGAATCTCAGTCATAAGTGCCGCACGGTGGTCGGGGATTTCCGCGCGTTGGATCCTGATGGAGACGGTACGGATGAGATTATAATGGGAAGTACGTTGAACCGCGATGCGGGACGGGCCGTTCGATATGACATCGAAACGGACAAAGATACGGTGTTGGATATCTACAGAACACGAAAGTTGAATGCAAAATGCGGTGCGGGGTATCGGGTTACACAGACAGAGCTGCTTGAGGATGGTTCCGGGGAAACGCAGTATGCGATTTTTTATGGCTCGAATATTCTGATTGCTCCGGCGGATCTGGATGCTGACCGAACGGAGCTGTTGTCGAACCGGCATGCGTATTACGATATGTGCAAGGATACTGACGGCCGCTTCATCCTGGCCAGTGCCCAAAGCGGGGGAAGCTGTATTCACATTATCGACCCTCGTCAATCCAGTTGGAAGTCGGAATACGAAGAGCTGACTCCACCGGGTAAAATCGAGGCGATACTTGCCAATACGGCCACCGCACGCAGACAGCTGGCGAACTTTGAAAAGCCTGAATACGAGCGGGATCCGCTGCCGGTTTATTTTTTAACGGAAGGGACGCGTGGTCTTGAGGGTTTAGTCGAATCGTTGACGAATAAATATGCTCACATGATCTTTCTGAATTCGGTCCAATGTAATGCTGAATTACGCGATTGGCGCACGGAAATTGATAACGAGTACTATCGGAATAAAAGGCATCGTCATAAACAGTATACACTCACGTCTCAAGAGGTGGTGGATACCTTGCTTTCAGCCTATGATGAATCCCCTGGAATTCAGTTTTGGGGGGGACATGGAAATGACCCTTATTTCTATAACCCGGAAACGCTGAAGAAAGTGATTGATGGCGCCGGCGGGAAAAAGACGGTTATTACCTGGCCGGAAATGGGGGATCACAGTGAAAATTTGAGCTATCTGGTTGATCACCTTTTTGAACCGGTTGCAACGCATGCACAGGGGAAAAACGTCAACGTGTTTTTGCGAAATAAGAATATTTATTGGCAGGGAAATGTGTACCAGTATGCGTGGAAGAAACTGCTTTCCGGTGCGTATGCCGGGGTCGTCGTTCCTTCGATGGAAGAAACGTCCGATAAGACGATGGACCTGAGCATTGCCGGACGTCTGGGGCTCTGGGCCAGCGGCGTGGTGGATCAGTGGGGGACGCGTTGTGCGATGGATAATCCGAGTTTTGACCGGTTGCGTCAGTTTTCGACGCAACGCCTGCCGAATCACTTTCTGCGCATGCTGGTTTATCATCTTTCCAGCGGTGCTCAATTTTTAAACAATCACCCCGTCGACCAGGAATATTTAAGTATCTATTGGGAGCTGGTTGCGCAAGGAGCACTCTATATTCCTGAGCGAGATGAGATTGTCAGCTTTAGTCCGGTTCATCTGAGTATGATTGAGCCGGATACCGATTATATGAATCAGGCGGCTGATGTGAAGTGGACGACTTTCTGGGATGAGCACATTGAAAAAGGGGAGCCGATGGTTTTTAACCGAATGAACGGTTCCTGGCCGGCTGCTCCTGTAGTGGCGTGGGATTTTTCACGCTATGCTGCGGGGACCAAAGAGCGTCGCCAGAATTTCCTGCCTTCGTATTCAAATGGAATGGTTCTGATTACGCCACCGCAGGAAGGCGTCTTTGCCGATCAGCATGCGTCTCGCGGCAGGATGGAGGATCATCTGCACCCGTTGTATCGGAACATCATGAAGGAATATATTACCGACGGAAAAAAATATTATTCGGCCGATGGAACAAAAACCTATGCGGCGGATCAATATTACAAGCGGGTCGAAGCGGATATCAAAGCGGCGGCGAAAAAACTGCCCCTCACGGTATCGGGCGATGCCGCTTGGGTTTGCGCGCAGACTTCCCCCTCGCATCTTCGCCTGACCTTGATTGATGGGGGGTATCTCAACCCGTCAGATAAAGAAGTGACCATTCAGTTTAATACGGTGAGACCGCGTAAAATTACGGATCTGTTGGAAAAGAGCAGGATTCCGGTGAATCATTCTTCTGCCACGGTTACGATCCCCTGCGGTCTTTTCCGGTTCCTGGATATTGAACTGGAGACTCCGTTTTATGATGAGCAAGGTGAATTATGTTATCATTGA
- a CDS encoding serine/threonine-protein kinase translates to MNPDEQDADSLLTDDMLADIYERAERQDDEMLESICPAYIALNQCDERYRRDALLGQGGLKDVFRAYDHRSRRWVAMARLREDRGLQFYDLFVREAWLVAMMSHPNIIKVHDTGVDSEGVPYFTMDLKGNTSLQDLILADDPPPRTELLQIFQKVCDAVAYAHSRGVIHLDLKPENIQCDRFGEVLVCDWGLAQVLEKGETVEDAELLKMAAPADGMGPVRGSSGYMAPEQILADQPKDERTDIYALGCILHTILCGEPPFTGSIDEVFEKTVHKDIAPLRASFPARRISKSLEAVVLKAAARDAAFRYESVMQLRQEIKIFLDGYSTEAEESGFFKEAHLFLRRNRMASLIAILAVVMLSASSALFIQRLNRQAMVTEEERSRANQLMTKVNAISSEYDLLTAESDLTKKQLADRLALAARSLINVGIYDRPLGAEAEARPLLDMALQLDPESGIGRRMQFYLHCLTLNYEEALKDPQNYPTYLELARAFPSYSFSETNRPSRAAFTEIFTFAQTASEELNPGYLERVFCYHAAALKGNHEDLALPLEALLSALNGGPEHFSMKYDQETAVAAIDSDQASLFLRVLQGRRGRSLLRFIPIKSLKVKTAGELALSEIDHLSIEMLDLSECSSVRLARKHTQLQLKRILIRRGSVDPAELRARIQTIEPLEIIEVD, encoded by the coding sequence ATGAACCCGGATGAACAGGACGCTGATTCGTTGCTGACCGACGACATGTTGGCCGACATTTATGAACGGGCGGAACGGCAGGATGACGAGATGCTCGAGAGTATTTGTCCGGCTTATATTGCGCTGAATCAGTGTGATGAACGTTATCGCCGAGACGCATTGCTTGGGCAGGGCGGGTTAAAGGATGTTTTTCGCGCGTATGATCATCGAAGTCGCCGCTGGGTGGCGATGGCGCGTCTGCGCGAAGATCGCGGTCTTCAATTCTACGACCTGTTCGTGCGGGAGGCCTGGCTGGTCGCGATGATGAGTCACCCGAATATCATTAAGGTGCACGACACCGGGGTGGATTCAGAAGGGGTTCCTTATTTCACGATGGATCTGAAAGGGAATACCAGTCTGCAGGATTTGATTCTGGCGGATGATCCGCCGCCTCGGACAGAGCTGTTGCAGATTTTTCAGAAGGTCTGTGATGCGGTTGCTTATGCTCATTCTCGCGGCGTGATTCATTTAGATTTAAAACCTGAAAATATTCAATGCGACCGCTTTGGGGAAGTGCTGGTGTGCGATTGGGGGTTGGCGCAGGTGCTCGAAAAGGGGGAGACGGTTGAGGATGCTGAGCTCCTCAAGATGGCTGCACCGGCAGACGGGATGGGACCTGTCCGGGGGAGTTCGGGCTATATGGCCCCCGAGCAGATTCTGGCGGATCAACCGAAAGATGAACGAACCGATATCTATGCATTGGGTTGCATCCTTCATACGATTCTTTGCGGGGAACCCCCATTTACGGGCTCCATTGATGAGGTGTTTGAAAAAACAGTCCATAAGGATATTGCTCCTTTGCGCGCTTCTTTTCCGGCCCGACGTATTTCCAAAAGTCTGGAGGCGGTGGTGCTGAAGGCTGCGGCGCGCGATGCGGCTTTTCGCTATGAATCGGTCATGCAGCTTCGGCAGGAGATTAAGATTTTTTTGGATGGGTATTCTACGGAGGCGGAAGAGTCGGGCTTTTTTAAGGAAGCTCATCTTTTTTTACGTAGAAACCGGATGGCTTCGTTGATCGCAATTCTGGCTGTGGTGATGCTGTCGGCCTCGTCGGCTCTGTTTATACAACGGCTGAATCGGCAGGCCATGGTGACCGAGGAAGAGAGGAGTCGTGCGAACCAGCTGATGACAAAGGTCAATGCGATTTCGTCTGAATATGACCTGTTGACCGCGGAGTCGGATCTGACGAAAAAACAGTTAGCGGACCGGCTGGCCCTCGCGGCCCGGAGTTTGATCAATGTCGGTATTTACGACCGACCTTTAGGGGCGGAGGCGGAGGCGCGCCCGTTATTGGATATGGCCTTACAGCTGGACCCGGAAAGCGGGATCGGCCGTCGAATGCAATTTTATCTGCATTGTCTGACATTGAATTATGAGGAAGCGTTAAAAGACCCTCAGAACTATCCCACCTATTTAGAGCTTGCACGGGCGTTTCCTTCGTACAGTTTTTCAGAAACAAACCGTCCGAGTCGTGCTGCGTTCACCGAAATATTCACCTTTGCTCAGACTGCATCGGAAGAGCTGAATCCGGGATATCTGGAGCGGGTTTTTTGTTATCATGCGGCCGCGCTGAAAGGGAATCATGAGGACCTGGCGTTACCGCTTGAGGCCTTGCTGTCGGCGTTGAATGGCGGACCGGAACATTTTTCGATGAAATACGATCAGGAAACGGCGGTTGCAGCGATCGACTCGGACCAGGCGAGTCTTTTCCTGCGCGTTTTACAGGGGCGCCGGGGCCGAAGTTTATTACGCTTTATTCCGATCAAATCGCTGAAGGTTAAAACGGCGGGGGAGCTGGCGTTGAGCGAGATTGATCATCTTTCCATTGAAATGCTGGATCTGAGTGAATGCAGTTCTGTGCGGCTGGCGCGAAAGCATACGCAGCTTCAATTGAAACGGATATTGATTCGGCGCGGGTCGGTTGATCCCGCTGAATTGCGTGCTCGAATCCAGACGATTGAACCGTTGGAAATCATTGAAGTCGACTGA
- a CDS encoding RNA polymerase sigma factor, which yields MGNGQNTSYTLIHRARDLGDEEAWERLVEHYRRFIYFILHKLNVADSDVDDLCQQVLMKLLNDLAEFDREKGRFRPWLSAKIRDAAFGHFRRVGSYQRRLDGLRAETELQVQPAEVDAIIEKEWATYITRQAMDRVRAVFQGQAIHVFELGMTGLSAREIAEKTGLTVSSVYTLRKRVKNRLYLEVLDLTADLES from the coding sequence ATGGGTAATGGACAAAATACGAGTTATACCTTGATTCATCGAGCCCGAGACCTGGGGGATGAAGAGGCCTGGGAGCGGTTGGTGGAGCATTACCGGCGTTTCATCTATTTTATTCTACACAAGTTGAATGTAGCGGATAGCGATGTGGATGATCTTTGTCAGCAGGTTTTGATGAAGCTGTTGAACGATCTCGCTGAATTTGATCGTGAGAAGGGACGCTTCCGTCCGTGGCTTAGCGCTAAAATCCGTGATGCCGCGTTTGGTCATTTTCGGCGGGTCGGGAGTTATCAGCGTCGCTTGGATGGATTGCGCGCAGAGACTGAGCTGCAGGTTCAGCCTGCGGAGGTTGATGCCATCATCGAAAAGGAATGGGCGACCTATATTACCAGACAGGCGATGGACCGGGTACGCGCCGTGTTTCAGGGGCAGGCGATCCATGTGTTTGAATTGGGTATGACGGGGCTTTCTGCGAGGGAAATTGCAGAGAAAACCGGACTGACCGTTTCGTCGGTTTATACGTTGAGGAAGCGGGTGAAGAATCGTCTGTATCTTGAAGTGCTGGATTTAACGGCGGATTTGGAATCATGA
- a CDS encoding sulfatase family protein produces MNVPYCLKKKAVFVAGMLAMASSGAFAETRPNILFVMSDDHTSQAIGAYGGRLAGLNPTPTIDSIAAEGMVMENAFCQNAICTPSRASIMTGQSSAVNGCPTLFDALPKERHYLSIEMGKAGYDTAVIGKWHLHELPVTFDYYKVLPGQGAYFDPIFLETGATEEHTFRKVTYKNCVRMKGHSSDCIADSALDYLKNKRDATKPFFLKLHFKAPHDNFLYAPRYESYLADVTIPEPDNMRDRKNHGSIATRGDHDELTRYIGTSVGRRNLRRNYTQPFFRGWRKTLDQSLSDEEIFGDAYQGYLKAYLRCVKGVDDNLKRVVDYLKAEGLYDNTVIIYTGDQGFYLGEHDYIDKRWAYEESMRMPFIVRYPKAVKAGRSDAIVENIDYAPTMLGFAGVKTPGYMHGKSFKPILETGVEPADWKKCAYYHYWMHMEHHDNPGHIAIRTKRYKLIFFYGAPIDSDEVQIPPAWELYDLKLDPTEDNNVYDNPEYTGVIEKLKEQLKERRAELGEDDPEFPINKVINEFWAYDDESRAKAIKISNHYRHLRETGKITIK; encoded by the coding sequence ATGAATGTACCGTATTGTTTGAAAAAAAAGGCTGTATTCGTCGCGGGAATGTTGGCGATGGCGTCGTCGGGCGCGTTCGCTGAAACCCGCCCCAATATTTTGTTTGTCATGTCAGACGATCATACCTCGCAGGCGATTGGCGCGTATGGCGGGCGGCTGGCCGGGCTGAACCCAACGCCGACGATTGATTCGATTGCGGCGGAGGGGATGGTGATGGAAAACGCGTTTTGTCAGAACGCGATCTGCACCCCGAGCCGCGCGAGCATTATGACCGGGCAGAGTTCCGCCGTGAATGGATGCCCCACGTTGTTTGATGCGCTGCCGAAAGAGCGGCACTATTTGTCGATTGAAATGGGCAAGGCGGGCTACGATACGGCGGTGATTGGTAAGTGGCATTTGCATGAACTACCCGTCACGTTCGATTATTATAAAGTGCTGCCGGGGCAGGGGGCGTATTTTGACCCGATCTTTTTAGAAACCGGCGCGACGGAAGAGCATACCTTTCGCAAAGTCACCTATAAAAATTGTGTCAGGATGAAGGGCCATTCTTCGGATTGCATTGCCGATTCGGCCCTGGACTATCTGAAGAATAAACGCGATGCGACCAAGCCGTTTTTTCTTAAGCTGCATTTCAAGGCGCCGCACGATAATTTTCTATATGCGCCGCGCTATGAATCCTATTTGGCGGATGTGACCATTCCTGAACCGGACAATATGCGCGATCGGAAAAATCATGGGTCCATTGCAACGCGCGGCGATCATGACGAGTTAACCCGCTACATCGGTACCTCCGTCGGGCGTCGCAATCTGCGCCGTAATTACACGCAGCCGTTCTTTCGGGGTTGGCGTAAAACGCTCGACCAATCACTCAGCGACGAAGAGATTTTCGGGGACGCGTATCAGGGCTATTTAAAGGCCTACCTGCGTTGTGTTAAAGGCGTCGATGATAACTTGAAACGCGTGGTTGATTATCTGAAAGCCGAGGGGCTCTACGACAATACGGTCATTATCTATACGGGCGATCAAGGGTTCTACCTCGGAGAACATGACTACATTGACAAACGGTGGGCGTATGAGGAATCGATGCGGATGCCGTTCATTGTGCGCTATCCAAAAGCCGTGAAAGCCGGGCGTTCTGACGCCATCGTGGAAAACATCGATTACGCGCCGACGATGCTCGGTTTTGCGGGGGTAAAAACGCCGGGCTATATGCACGGAAAAAGTTTTAAGCCGATTCTGGAGACGGGTGTGGAACCCGCGGACTGGAAAAAGTGTGCCTATTATCATTACTGGATGCATATGGAACATCATGACAATCCGGGCCATATCGCGATCCGCACCAAGCGCTACAAACTGATTTTTTTCTATGGCGCTCCTATTGATTCTGACGAGGTTCAGATTCCGCCAGCCTGGGAGTTGTATGACCTGAAACTTGATCCAACGGAAGATAATAATGTTTACGATAATCCGGAATATACGGGCGTTATTGAAAAGCTGAAAGAGCAGCTGAAAGAACGCCGTGCAGAACTGGGTGAAGATGATCCTGAATTTCCGATCAATAAGGTGATTAACGAATTCTGGGCGTATGATGATGAGAGCCGGGCTAAAGCCATCAAAATTTCAAATCATTATCGTCATCTACGGGAAACGGGGAAAATCACGATTAAATAG
- the galB gene encoding beta-galactosidase GalB has product MIKNKLILLILGAALSQGYARETIDFNENWQFARFGPMPNGSHQEEPEGLYEINADDSGWRTLNVPHDWGIEGPFRKDLPNRTGKLPWPGIGWYRKTFELPAADENKRVFIEFDGAMSGTTVWVNGGWAGEWPYGYTSFRFDITPHVRPGQKNVVAVRLNNLDDSSRWYPGGGIYRNVRLVKTDPVHVDQWGVFVSTPEVSEKKATIRIETELKGAAPDEVDICHEIRELNSDKVLEKGKGAFCSIRLKKPKLWSLETPNLYQVTTTVFKDKKAVDTVVSTFGIRSIEFTAQGFFLNGKKTRINGVCQHSDLGPLGMAVNRRAMERQLETLKSFGCNAIRTAHNPPDPSWLELCDRMGVLVVVESFDVWRMEKTVNDYAHLFGAWHERDIRAMVRRDRNHPSVIMWSTGNEVREARRMEDVSMVTHLADIVRDEDATRPSTFGCAGAVAATNGFGAVSDVMGINYKPELYGNIRKRFPNLPFYASETTSSISSRGEYFFPVSESQNEGNGGWFQVSDYGLYASRNGYPADTEFKSQDEHPYVMGEFVWTGYDYIGEPTPYNKDKTNLLNYPDPVVRERVKKEMAALGKEIPPRSSYFGIVDLCGFPKDRYYLYQSRWMPEKPMAHILPHWNWAERIGQVTPVHVYTSGDEAELFLNGMSLGRRVKGPYEYRLRWDDVVYAPGELKVVAYKNGKPWAEETVQTTGAAEQLLLDADRGTIAADGQDLAFVTVRVADADGMTVPRTKNRVKYTISGPGEIAAVGNGDPTDLTTFSSKERKVFNGKALVFIRSVKGQSGTIELLAESDGLAAKRISIKAK; this is encoded by the coding sequence ATGATTAAAAACAAACTGATCCTGCTGATATTGGGCGCAGCCCTGTCTCAGGGGTATGCCCGCGAGACGATCGATTTTAATGAGAACTGGCAATTTGCCCGTTTCGGGCCGATGCCGAACGGTTCTCATCAAGAAGAGCCGGAAGGGCTTTATGAAATCAATGCCGATGATTCCGGCTGGCGGACGCTGAATGTCCCGCACGACTGGGGCATTGAAGGTCCGTTCCGCAAAGATCTTCCGAATCGGACCGGTAAGCTGCCGTGGCCCGGCATCGGTTGGTATCGCAAAACGTTTGAGCTTCCTGCCGCAGATGAGAATAAGCGCGTATTTATCGAGTTCGACGGGGCGATGTCCGGCACGACCGTGTGGGTAAACGGAGGTTGGGCTGGCGAGTGGCCGTATGGTTATACCTCGTTTCGGTTCGATATCACGCCGCATGTCAGACCCGGACAGAAAAATGTGGTGGCGGTGCGGCTGAATAATTTAGATGACTCGTCGCGCTGGTATCCAGGCGGCGGCATCTATCGCAATGTGCGGTTGGTGAAAACGGATCCGGTGCATGTGGATCAATGGGGCGTTTTTGTTTCAACACCGGAAGTATCTGAAAAGAAGGCCACGATCCGCATTGAGACGGAATTGAAAGGCGCGGCGCCGGATGAAGTGGATATATGTCACGAAATCAGGGAATTAAATTCCGACAAGGTGTTGGAAAAGGGGAAGGGCGCATTCTGTTCCATCCGCCTGAAGAAGCCGAAGCTGTGGAGTTTGGAAACGCCCAACCTCTACCAAGTAACGACGACGGTTTTTAAAGACAAAAAGGCGGTCGATACGGTGGTTTCGACGTTCGGGATCCGCTCGATTGAATTTACCGCACAGGGCTTTTTCCTGAATGGCAAAAAAACGAGGATCAACGGGGTTTGTCAGCATTCGGATCTCGGTCCGTTGGGAATGGCTGTCAACCGGCGCGCGATGGAGCGTCAGCTGGAGACGTTAAAATCATTTGGCTGTAATGCGATCCGCACCGCACATAACCCGCCGGATCCGTCATGGCTGGAACTTTGCGACCGCATGGGTGTGCTGGTGGTCGTTGAATCCTTTGATGTGTGGCGCATGGAGAAGACGGTCAATGATTACGCGCATTTGTTTGGCGCATGGCATGAGCGCGATATACGGGCAATGGTCCGTCGTGACCGAAATCATCCGAGTGTGATTATGTGGAGCACGGGCAACGAAGTGCGTGAGGCGCGTAGGATGGAAGATGTTTCGATGGTCACGCACCTGGCGGACATTGTGCGAGACGAGGATGCCACCCGTCCCAGCACATTCGGTTGTGCCGGAGCCGTGGCGGCGACCAACGGATTCGGTGCGGTATCCGATGTGATGGGCATTAACTATAAGCCGGAGTTGTATGGCAACATTCGGAAGCGTTTTCCCAACCTGCCTTTCTATGCCAGTGAAACGACCTCAAGCATCAGTTCGCGCGGAGAATATTTTTTTCCTGTATCAGAGAGCCAGAACGAGGGGAACGGGGGCTGGTTTCAGGTTAGCGATTATGGATTGTATGCTTCGCGTAACGGCTATCCTGCGGACACCGAGTTTAAGTCGCAGGATGAGCACCCCTATGTGATGGGTGAGTTTGTGTGGACGGGCTACGATTATATCGGCGAGCCGACGCCGTATAATAAAGATAAAACCAATCTGTTGAATTACCCCGACCCGGTTGTGCGCGAGCGCGTCAAGAAAGAGATGGCCGCACTGGGCAAAGAGATTCCCCCGCGCAGTTCCTATTTCGGCATCGTCGATCTCTGTGGTTTCCCGAAAGACCGGTATTATCTCTATCAGTCGCGCTGGATGCCGGAAAAGCCGATGGCGCACATCCTGCCGCACTGGAATTGGGCGGAACGAATCGGGCAGGTGACGCCGGTGCATGTCTACACGTCCGGCGATGAAGCCGAGCTGTTCCTGAATGGAATGTCATTGGGCCGCAGAGTCAAGGGGCCGTACGAGTATCGCTTGCGCTGGGACGATGTGGTGTATGCACCCGGCGAACTGAAGGTGGTCGCGTATAAAAACGGCAAGCCCTGGGCCGAAGAAACCGTTCAAACGACCGGCGCGGCCGAGCAACTCCTGCTCGACGCTGATCGCGGCACCATAGCGGCGGACGGGCAGGATCTGGCCTTTGTGACGGTGCGTGTGGCGGATGCGGATGGAATGACGGTTCCGCGTACCAAGAACCGGGTGAAATACACGATTTCCGGGCCGGGCGAAATCGCGGCTGTCGGCAATGGCGATCCTACGGATCTGACGACGTTCAGTTCGAAAGAACGAAAGGTATTCAACGGCAAGGCGTTGGTGTTTATCCGCTCGGTGAAAGGGCAGAGCGGGACGATTGAGCTGCTCGCCGAGTCGGATGGCTTGGCGGCCAAAAGGATCTCGATTAAGGCCAAGTAA